One region of uncultured Methanolobus sp. genomic DNA includes:
- a CDS encoding ISH3 family transposase yields MSFLKFNSSTPSKVELRPKQCIAAVLKPLTDNIAININGSLTCKDLFYAAICMAVEKSSVHSMSKHYQDIPCETSTRYHLNKLDLEELIRLNAKILLQGPISTLKTEKKYEFAIDFTNDPYYGETDSSNENYVIRGQAKKSTNSFYSYISLSIINKNERFTISVLPVERSETKINYLAYFVDLIGNLDLKIKVLCLDREFSSVDVFEFLQNKDIPHITPVVKKGNEIKRLLIGRKARDSQYVMKNPQKKEVRLNIVIDVKYMKGKRNKKGCENLGFVVYGLNWKPRKISTVYRRRFAIESSYRMRNIVKPRTSTRNVTFRYFFTLVSFLLRNTWLLIQKKHFTIVKRGPQTIDEDRFRFDRFILFVEEWFRRNLRVQLVVRCLR; encoded by the coding sequence ATGTCGTTTCTAAAATTCAATTCCAGCACCCCTTCTAAAGTCGAGTTAAGACCAAAACAATGTATCGCTGCTGTTCTAAAACCTCTTACTGATAATATCGCCATTAATATCAATGGTTCTCTTACCTGTAAAGACCTATTTTATGCTGCTATATGTATGGCAGTAGAAAAAAGTTCAGTTCATTCCATGTCGAAACACTATCAAGACATTCCTTGTGAAACATCTACAAGATATCATCTCAATAAATTGGATCTTGAAGAACTAATCCGGTTAAATGCAAAGATTCTACTTCAAGGTCCTATTAGTACTCTAAAAACTGAGAAAAAGTATGAGTTTGCTATTGACTTTACAAATGACCCTTACTATGGAGAAACTGATTCATCCAATGAAAACTACGTCATACGTGGACAGGCAAAAAAATCTACAAACTCTTTCTATTCATATATTTCATTGTCCATCATAAACAAGAATGAGAGGTTCACTATATCCGTTCTTCCAGTAGAAAGAAGTGAAACAAAGATCAATTACCTCGCTTATTTCGTTGATCTGATAGGGAACCTTGATCTTAAGATCAAGGTTCTTTGTTTGGACAGAGAGTTTAGCTCTGTTGATGTCTTTGAGTTCTTACAGAACAAAGACATTCCTCATATTACTCCTGTAGTTAAAAAAGGAAACGAGATCAAACGACTACTTATTGGTAGAAAGGCAAGGGATTCGCAATATGTTATGAAGAATCCTCAGAAGAAAGAGGTTCGGCTAAATATCGTTATTGATGTCAAGTACATGAAAGGTAAAAGGAATAAAAAAGGATGCGAAAACCTTGGTTTTGTTGTTTATGGGCTCAACTGGAAGCCCCGGAAGATTAGCACGGTCTATAGAAGAAGGTTTGCAATCGAATCGTCTTACAGGATGAGGAATATAGTCAAACCCAGAACATCGACAAGGAACGTTACTTTCAGGTACTTTTTTACATTGGTATCGTTCCTGCTTAGAAATACATGGCTCCTAATTCAGAAAAAGCATTTTACGATTGTAAAACGAGGTCCTCAAACAATTGATGAGGATAGGTTCAGGTTTGACAGATTTATCCTGTTTGTTGAGGAATGGTTTAGAAGAAACTTAAGGGTTCAATTGGTAGTGCGGTGTTTGAGGTAG